Genomic window (Lewinellaceae bacterium):
GGGCCGCGCTTTTCAGCAAGGTGTGGTAGAGCACCCGCAATTTGAGCAAAGAGGTAACATCGGTTTGCAACACCGTATCGTCAATGTCGCTGATGACGCCAAACTCCGCCCGGGCCGGCGGAATGAGCAGGCTGCCGCTGGCCCGGGCGCCGACCTTGCGGAAAGGAGTGGCAGTAACCTCTATGCGCGCTTCCCGCCAGGGCTCTTCCCTTTCGGGTAAAGGATCAGGCAGTTTGCCGTCGAATTGAAAATAGCCCTCCACATCTGTGGTGAGTTGTATCTCGTTGTCTCCAATCTGGATCAGCAGTTGGGCGCCGCCTATTTCCCGGCTGCTGAACCGCTTGTAATTGTTGATGAGCGCCCGCCAGCGCGAGTTGACGTTCCGGGCGATGATGCGCCGGTCTTTCAGCACCCTTCCTTTCAGGTAAGCCCGCTCCCGCCGCCCGTAGCCGCGATAGGTGGCCACCATCACCGGCCAGGTGGGCTTATATCCCAACCGGCTTTTCGCCCAACTGGAAAAGCGGCTGGAAATGCGGTCTAAGCGCCTGAGCAACTGAAGGAGGTAGTCCTTCACCATTTTTTGCTGTGAAATTAAGGGTTATTGGCGAAGGAATGAAGGAATGAGTGAAGGAGTGAATGTGCTACGTTCCTTCATTCCATCATTCCTTCCTAAAGGCTGGATTGGCGATAAACGCATTATCTGTGAGCGTCCGCAGGAAAGCGGCAAGATTTGCTTTTTCCGTTTCACTGAGTTGCAGCGGATGAATCAAGGTATCCTTGTTGGGATGGGCGGAGCCGCCGCTGTTGTAGTGCTCGATGACGGCTTCGAGGGAGGGCAGGCTGCCGTCGTGCATATAAGGGGCGGTGAGGGCGATGTTGCGCAGGGTGGGCACCCGGAATTTACCTTCGTCTTCTGTTTTCAGCGTAACCCGGCTCCGGCCGGGGTCTTCGTAGATGGTGTACAGGCCGTTGTTGCGAAAGCTGTTATCGGTCAAATTGAAACCCTGGTGGCAATGGCCGCAGCCCAGGCGTTCGCTGAAAAACAGGGACATGCCCTCCTGTTCGGCTGCATTCAGGGCGGTTTCCGCTCCGTTATTGTAGCGGTCGTACCGCGAATCTCCGCTGATGAGGGTCCGCATGAATGCGCCCAGCGCCCGCGTGAGGGTAAAAGCGGAGGCTTCTTTGCCGTAAGCCCGCATAAAATCGTCCCGGTAATCAGGATGGGCGTTGAGGCGGCGTTCGGCCTCCGGCAGGGGCAGGTTCATCTCGTTGTGGTCTTCAATGGGAACCACGGGCTGCAAGTCGAGTTTGACCACTCCGCCATCTTTATTGAGCCGGCCCAGGTAGGCTACATTGGCCAGGGTGGGCGCATTGCGCAGGCCGAGGCGCCCCTGCACTCCGGGGCTTATCGGGACGTCGTCGGCAAAAGCCAGGGACTGCTTGTGGCAACTGGCGCAGGAAATGGTGGAGTCCGCAGAAAGGATGGGGTCGTAGAACAGGCGCTTGCCCAGGGCCACCCGGGCGACGGTCAGTTCGTTGTCTTCGGGGATTTCCGGATAAGGAAACCCGGCAGGCAATTCGAGGCTATAGGGTGTTTCATCCAAAGGGTTTCCCTCCTCCGGCTGGCAAGCTGGAGCAAGAAAAAGGGAGAGTATCAAAAAAAGGAAATATCTCATGAACAGAGGTAGCGAATGGCAAGGCATCTTCCGGGAAAACCCAGATGAAGATGCCTTGCACAAAAGCATTTGTTAATGTTCGTACTTAAATGCATTCGACAGGTTGTCCCGGAACTTGGTGGCCAGCGGAATTTCCTGGGTGGACAAGGCATGGGTAAAGTGCTCCTGAGGCAGGTCGATCCCCTCTAAAGCCTTTGCCAGGTCAAATTCAAAGTGCATGTGGCCATCATTTTCCACATCGACGTCTTTATGGGTTACGAACTCCAGTGTTTTCAGCATATCGTCTGTCCCGAGGTGAAAGCTCATCGCATCATCCGGTACGCCATCGGCATCGGTATCCACTTTGCCGTCTATCCGGATGAACTTATAGCCGCTATTCCAGCTCCAATGCATTTCGGGAAATTGCACGCCCAGCGGATCATTCGGATCTTCGCTCCGGGTGGTGAAATCTTCGGTCGACTGGCTGTTGGTAAGGGGGTCTACCCCGATGAAAAAGCGGGCCATGTGGTAGTGCCCTTTCGCGAGTTCGCCTACTTCCTGCATGCCGGCGTCCGGAGTAACCAGCAGGTACTTGTCCTCTATCTCAGTAGGCACTCCTTCTTCCGACATAAAGGTGATGCCGCCTACATAAAAGTTGGCAATGCTGAACTGCACCGCCGTGCCGTTGATGTTGTAAACCGTATTGGTGTCATAGGCCTCGCCGTCGACGACGTAGTTGAACTCGAAGGCCATGTGCACATGATCTTCCTCAACCGGAGTATCATCCTTCTTGCAAGAGGAAAACAGGAGCGGGATCATCCCAAGAGAAACAAAAATAAAGATTTTAATCGATTTCATGCTTTTGAAATTTAATGGTTATTCAAAGACAAATTACGTCTGATTTAGCCTCACCACCAATGGTAGATTAGATATTGTCAGACTTTAAAATGACAGATCTTTCTTTTTATTATTTAGCTGTAATTCCGATAGACTCGATCGTCCGGTTCTCGTCATGGTCAACGGCCTCTATCCGGATGCGGAATGCCTGGCCGGGCTCATCGGGAAGCAGGAATACCGTATCGACCCTGTGTTTTTTGGCGTGCAGGTGCTGCTTCTCGATAAGGGAAGGCATGCCATCCCGTTCATTGACCAGCCAGATGTATACTCGACGGCAATAGGTTTTGTGCAAATGAGTAGTAGGAAAAACGAGTAAGCATGGTAAATTAGAGTTGCACAAAACCAATTACCAATGCTTACTCTCAATATCAGCCAAGCCGATATTGTATCGGCAAATTACGAAAGAATTCACAATCCTGTGCTAGCCATCCGCAAGAGGATGGATGCCCTTTATTGGGCCAGCCAAGAATACAGCCGGCAGGAAGCCGCCCAGCTAAGCGGTGTACACCGCAACTCTGTAAAGAACTACATCAAACTCTACAACAAAGGAGGGCTGGAAGCCTTGACAAGCTTTCAATACAAGGGTTTCGATTCAGTTCTTTCAGGATACCGTGTCACGCTTGAAGCTTATTTTCGAGAACACCCTCCCCGCACAGCCAAGGAGGCGGCAGCCAGAGTGGAAGAGTTAACCGGCCAGGCATTAAGCGTGGACGAAGTGCGCCGCTTCATGCATAAGATTGGGATGAAG
Coding sequences:
- a CDS encoding DUF2183 domain-containing protein, coding for MVKDYLLQLLRRLDRISSRFSSWAKSRLGYKPTWPVMVATYRGYGRRERAYLKGRVLKDRRIIARNVNSRWRALINNYKRFSSREIGGAQLLIQIGDNEIQLTTDVEGYFQFDGKLPDPLPEREEPWREARIEVTATPFRKVGARASGSLLIPPARAEFGVISDIDDTVLQTDVTSLLKLRVLYHTLLKSAALRQSFSQAAAFFQALHRGHQEAPGNPVFYVSNSPWNLYDLLEEFLSLNGLPNGPILLRDFGIPYEEQPKNYKGHKHSSIVRILQTYPELPFILIGDSGEKDAYIYWAVAQEFPGRIAATYIRDVRSGRRARRIARFIEKTGADIQVVQDYAQAARDAAGRGLIQLEIFEHFRKERLL
- a CDS encoding cytochrome-c peroxidase — translated: MRYFLFLILSLFLAPACQPEEGNPLDETPYSLELPAGFPYPEIPEDNELTVARVALGKRLFYDPILSADSTISCASCHKQSLAFADDVPISPGVQGRLGLRNAPTLANVAYLGRLNKDGGVVKLDLQPVVPIEDHNEMNLPLPEAERRLNAHPDYRDDFMRAYGKEASAFTLTRALGAFMRTLISGDSRYDRYNNGAETALNAAEQEGMSLFFSERLGCGHCHQGFNLTDNSFRNNGLYTIYEDPGRSRVTLKTEDEGKFRVPTLRNIALTAPYMHDGSLPSLEAVIEHYNSGGSAHPNKDTLIHPLQLSETEKANLAAFLRTLTDNAFIANPAFRKE